Proteins co-encoded in one Rubrobacter aplysinae genomic window:
- a CDS encoding sulfotransferase, which produces MKVLYIVGMGRSGSTILANSLGEVDGFFSAGEICYMWRNNLVENRLCGCGAPFRECEVWGRVLERAFGGSENVDPQEMMRELSAGARTRHLPLMLAEPGRRRLADRMRPLLNNTGALYRALRDETGSRVIVDSSKEPAYGRALGMAPGIDLRVLHLVRDPRATAYSWAKKKPQPDSPDREFMVQFSPFKNSWMWDSWNGAAEALWGGDPSRYLRLRYEDFIADPRESFGRILGLMDEDAEPPLAGDNEVKLGVSHTVSGNPNRFQTGSVALKPDTEWIGEMDPRDRGLVTALTYPMLRRYGYPVHPEAAERSAARV; this is translated from the coding sequence GTGAAGGTTCTGTATATCGTTGGGATGGGCCGGAGCGGGTCCACCATCCTGGCTAACTCTCTGGGTGAGGTTGACGGTTTCTTCTCGGCGGGTGAGATCTGCTACATGTGGCGGAATAACCTCGTGGAGAACCGGCTCTGCGGCTGTGGCGCGCCTTTCCGGGAGTGCGAGGTGTGGGGACGGGTGCTCGAACGCGCTTTCGGGGGCTCCGAAAACGTGGACCCGCAGGAGATGATGCGGGAGCTCTCCGCCGGGGCCCGCACCCGGCACCTGCCGCTGATGCTCGCCGAGCCCGGACGCCGCAGGCTCGCAGACCGGATGCGGCCTCTGCTCAACAATACCGGCGCGTTGTACAGGGCGCTGCGGGACGAGACCGGGAGCCGCGTGATCGTGGACTCCTCCAAGGAGCCGGCCTACGGCCGGGCCCTCGGCATGGCGCCCGGCATAGACCTGCGAGTCCTGCACCTCGTGCGCGATCCGCGCGCGACCGCCTACTCCTGGGCGAAGAAGAAGCCCCAGCCCGACAGCCCGGACCGGGAGTTCATGGTTCAGTTCTCCCCGTTCAAGAACTCCTGGATGTGGGACTCCTGGAACGGGGCCGCCGAGGCGCTGTGGGGCGGCGACCCGTCGCGGTACCTGCGCCTGCGCTACGAGGACTTCATAGCCGACCCGCGCGAGAGCTTCGGGCGCATCTTAGGCCTGATGGACGAGGACGCCGAGCCGCCGCTCGCCGGCGATAACGAGGTCAAGCTCGGGGTCAGCCACACCGTCTCCGGCAACCCCAACCGCTTCCAGACCGGGAGCGTCGCCCTCAAGCCGGATACCGAGTGGATAGGGGAGATGGACCCCCGCGACCGCGGGCTGGTCACCGCGCTGACCTACCCCATGCTCCGGCGCTACGGCTACCCGGTCCACCCGGAGGCGGCCGAGAGGTCCGCGGCCCGGGTGTAG
- a CDS encoding flippase encodes MSASEGEYKSDRPVEPDREPGDHDSKGESSGDGLSGAPSVQTEYGKGEDSYVGRVARGGGISTIGQGTGRVLGFLTQSAVARTLGAAFFGRYTLTMAVANFVNILSQFGFDNGVVRYVSHYRAQGDNERVRGAIIQSVAITLCISLVLAVALFIGAGSLSELLKLPQAAPLMRLVVFALPFFALMSILVWATQGFQTVTYATYVQQILRPLAYFVLVAGVFVATLLFSQGNSQDGGPPTWAITGIYVGFALSMMAGVVLAAYFLRKLYPPLFDRSVKPKYETKELFLVSVPMSIQRITQYTNNWTGVLVLAQFASAGTVGIYQAAFRTATLGTLVRYAFNGIFSPIISNLYSQGQIDDLRRLYKDVTRWTFTGALALFVPVILLAVEALQAFGGGGFTSGWPALVILSGAQLFSTFVGPSPRMLAMTDNQNVVMLASFTGAITGLVATIALAPSFGLLGAAIGVSAALMTENTISLTMVRRRFGFWPFTPEYFKPTAAALIAAAIAYGAKIGFSSLGVVPGGIVGLGLTILVTGAVFEVFYLGLLWLFGLSETDREFLNTYWQVIRRSLRRRNRGGGDTGGTN; translated from the coding sequence ATGAGCGCTTCGGAGGGGGAGTACAAGAGTGATCGTCCGGTCGAGCCAGATCGGGAGCCCGGGGATCACGACTCCAAAGGTGAAAGCTCCGGTGACGGCCTCTCGGGCGCTCCCTCTGTGCAGACGGAGTACGGCAAGGGCGAGGACTCCTACGTAGGCCGGGTCGCCCGTGGTGGCGGCATAAGCACCATCGGCCAGGGCACGGGACGCGTGCTCGGGTTTCTTACCCAGTCCGCCGTAGCGCGGACACTAGGCGCGGCATTCTTTGGACGCTATACGCTAACAATGGCGGTGGCGAATTTTGTAAACATCCTCTCGCAGTTCGGCTTCGACAATGGCGTGGTGCGCTACGTCTCTCACTACCGAGCGCAGGGGGATAACGAGCGGGTGCGGGGCGCGATCATCCAGTCGGTCGCGATCACGCTCTGCATAAGCCTAGTGTTGGCGGTGGCGTTATTTATCGGGGCCGGCTCCCTGTCGGAGCTATTGAAGTTGCCGCAGGCCGCGCCACTGATGCGGCTCGTCGTCTTTGCGCTCCCGTTCTTCGCTTTGATGAGCATTTTGGTGTGGGCTACCCAGGGTTTTCAAACTGTTACCTATGCCACCTACGTGCAGCAGATCCTGCGTCCACTAGCGTACTTCGTTTTGGTGGCCGGGGTCTTCGTGGCGACTCTCCTCTTTTCTCAAGGCAACAGCCAGGACGGTGGACCGCCGACGTGGGCGATCACTGGTATATACGTCGGCTTCGCGCTCTCCATGATGGCTGGTGTGGTGCTGGCGGCGTACTTCCTGCGAAAGCTGTATCCGCCGCTCTTCGACCGCAGCGTAAAGCCGAAGTATGAGACGAAGGAGCTATTTCTCGTCTCGGTGCCGATGAGCATCCAGCGCATTACCCAGTACACCAACAACTGGACCGGTGTGCTCGTGCTCGCGCAGTTCGCCTCGGCTGGAACGGTCGGCATTTACCAGGCTGCGTTCCGCACAGCTACACTCGGAACCCTAGTGCGCTACGCCTTCAACGGTATCTTCTCCCCAATCATCTCGAATCTTTACTCTCAGGGCCAAATTGATGATCTGCGGCGTTTATACAAGGATGTAACGCGCTGGACCTTTACCGGGGCGCTCGCGCTTTTCGTACCCGTGATCCTGCTCGCCGTAGAGGCCCTACAAGCCTTCGGCGGAGGCGGTTTCACCTCGGGCTGGCCCGCACTCGTTATCCTCTCCGGGGCGCAGCTATTCTCCACCTTTGTTGGGCCCTCGCCGCGGATGCTCGCGATGACTGACAACCAGAACGTGGTCATGCTGGCGAGTTTCACGGGCGCCATAACCGGCCTAGTCGCCACGATAGCCCTAGCCCCGTCTTTCGGACTCCTTGGTGCCGCTATCGGGGTCTCAGCTGCGCTCATGACAGAGAACACGATCTCGCTCACTATGGTCCGCCGCAGGTTCGGGTTTTGGCCGTTTACACCCGAGTATTTCAAGCCCACTGCGGCGGCCCTGATCGCCGCCGCAATCGCCTACGGGGCCAAGATCGGCTTCTCGAGCCTCGGCGTGGTGCCGGGCGGTATCGTGGGGCTGGGCCTTACTATCCTAGTAACGGGAGCCGTCTTCGAGGTGTTCTACCTGGGTCTCCTGTGGCTGTTCGGGCTTTCGGAGACCGACCGCGAGTTCCTGAACACGTACTGGCAGGTCATCCGGCGTTCCCTGAGAAGGCGCAACAGAGGCGGCGGAGATACGGGAGGGACTAACTAG
- a CDS encoding sulfatase, with amino-acid sequence MNVVVVCLDSLRKDHVGVYGNDWIKTPNLDALAGDSMRFTRAYPESIPTICARRAVFTGKRTWPFRGWMPTPEEVNFSAGWQPMPEDQVSVAETLSDNGYRTALITDNYHYYKPSYNFQRGFDVFDFIRGQEMDKYRSGLSVPERKVESYTVPGNYELLVEKARQYLANVASRDGEEDYFSPKVFARAMDYLDTVAEGDGEPFFLVVDSFDPHEPWDPPQSYVDLYASGYAGREPTVPNYDTSDYLTGAQLERMKTLYSAEVTMADKWFGDFVNKMEDLGLMEDTLLLVFSDHGVALGEHGYTGKPFNVLWPEMTDIIYYVRHPEGKGAGETSDFYASTHDIAPTVLATLGVPQKEQMDGQDLTPVLEGGPPEEERPHFTLGYDEYSWCRDEDYAMFCVNDLSAPKLYDLRQDPEMKNNIAGENPDVVQRMYEDFIVADAGGEPPPLREEATERARA; translated from the coding sequence CGACTGGATAAAGACCCCGAACCTGGACGCGCTGGCGGGGGACTCGATGCGCTTTACCCGGGCCTATCCCGAGTCCATCCCCACCATCTGCGCCCGGCGGGCCGTGTTTACCGGGAAGAGGACCTGGCCTTTCAGGGGCTGGATGCCGACCCCGGAGGAGGTGAACTTCTCCGCCGGCTGGCAGCCGATGCCAGAGGATCAGGTCTCCGTCGCCGAGACGCTCTCGGATAACGGCTATCGGACCGCCCTTATAACGGACAACTATCACTACTACAAGCCCTCCTACAACTTCCAGCGCGGCTTCGACGTCTTCGACTTTATCCGGGGCCAGGAGATGGACAAGTACCGCTCCGGGCTCTCGGTGCCGGAGAGGAAGGTCGAGAGCTACACCGTCCCGGGCAACTACGAGCTGCTCGTGGAGAAGGCCCGCCAGTACCTCGCCAACGTCGCGAGCCGGGACGGCGAGGAGGACTACTTCTCCCCCAAGGTATTCGCCCGCGCCATGGACTACCTAGACACCGTCGCGGAAGGAGACGGGGAGCCGTTTTTCCTGGTGGTGGACTCCTTCGACCCGCACGAGCCCTGGGACCCGCCCCAGAGCTACGTGGACCTCTACGCCAGCGGCTACGCGGGCCGGGAGCCGACAGTCCCGAACTACGACACCAGCGACTACCTCACCGGCGCGCAGCTAGAGCGCATGAAGACCCTCTACTCCGCCGAGGTCACTATGGCCGACAAATGGTTCGGGGACTTCGTGAACAAGATGGAGGATCTCGGCCTGATGGAGGATACCCTGCTCCTGGTGTTCTCCGACCACGGCGTGGCGCTCGGCGAGCACGGCTATACCGGAAAGCCCTTCAACGTGCTGTGGCCGGAGATGACGGACATCATCTACTACGTGCGCCATCCGGAAGGGAAGGGGGCGGGAGAGACCAGCGACTTCTACGCCTCCACCCACGACATCGCCCCGACCGTGCTCGCCACGCTCGGCGTCCCCCAGAAAGAGCAGATGGACGGCCAGGATCTCACACCGGTGCTCGAAGGCGGGCCTCCGGAAGAGGAGCGGCCGCACTTCACCCTCGGCTATGACGAGTACTCCTGGTGCCGCGACGAGGACTACGCCATGTTCTGCGTAAACGACCTGTCCGCCCCCAAGCTCTACGATCTGCGCCAGGACCCGGAGATGAAAAACAACATCGCCGGAGAGAATCCCGATGTCGTGCAACGCATGTACGAGGATTTCATAGTGGCCGACGCCGGCGGCGAGCCCCCGCCACTGCGCGAGGAGGCCACCGAGCGGGCCCGGGCGTGA